One window of Bacteroidia bacterium genomic DNA carries:
- a CDS encoding glycosyltransferase family 4 protein — MRILQLHNKVPYPPKDGGSIGVWNYTEEFAKQGHDVTLLLMNTTKHYCVIEDIPQKITDAIRFITVDVDTPITGTGALSNLLFSKKPYNAQRFILKSYKDKLQELLSNEKFDIIQLEGLYLCPYIPIIRKFSNALISFKAHNVEHEIWNRVLANEPSSIKKNYLRILSKRIMRMEIDVMNKYDVLVTFTERDARLFNTIGNKKPYLVSPIGIDTSHLIPERKNINYPSIFYIGALDWAPNQEGLMWFVRKVWSNLHNKFPDLKLEVAGRNAPDWIVKSLDDPSIVFHGEIDDAYKFINNHAIMIVPLLSGSGMRIKIVEGMALGKTIVTTSIGNEGIDTTHNVDILIADTADQFQKQIERALTDRQFFDSVGINAIKYVKQNFDIHNITKSLIGFWSKRIH; from the coding sequence ATGAGAATACTTCAATTACACAATAAAGTGCCATACCCTCCAAAGGATGGCGGATCAATAGGAGTTTGGAACTATACAGAAGAGTTTGCTAAGCAAGGACATGATGTTACTCTTTTATTAATGAATACTACAAAGCATTATTGTGTTATTGAAGATATTCCTCAAAAGATAACAGATGCAATAAGATTTATAACTGTTGATGTTGATACACCTATTACAGGTACTGGTGCTTTAAGTAATTTGCTGTTTTCAAAAAAACCATATAATGCACAAAGATTTATTCTCAAATCATATAAGGATAAATTACAGGAACTACTGTCAAACGAAAAATTTGATATAATACAGTTAGAGGGGTTATATTTATGTCCTTATATACCTATTATTAGAAAGTTTTCAAATGCATTAATTTCATTCAAAGCACATAATGTAGAACATGAAATATGGAATCGTGTTTTAGCAAATGAGCCATCTTCAATTAAAAAGAATTATTTAAGAATTCTTTCTAAGCGAATAATGAGAATGGAAATAGATGTTATGAATAAATATGATGTATTGGTAACATTCACTGAACGCGATGCTCGTTTGTTTAATACAATTGGGAATAAAAAACCATATCTCGTTTCGCCAATAGGCATAGACACTTCACATTTAATTCCTGAAAGAAAAAATATAAACTATCCTTCAATATTTTATATAGGAGCACTTGACTGGGCCCCAAATCAGGAAGGATTGATGTGGTTTGTTAGAAAGGTTTGGAGTAATTTGCATAATAAATTTCCTGATTTGAAACTTGAAGTTGCAGGAAGAAATGCACCAGACTGGATAGTAAAATCTTTAGATGATCCAAGCATTGTATTTCATGGCGAAATTGATGATGCTTATAAGTTTATTAATAATCATGCTATAATGATTGTTCCATTGCTTTCAGGGAGTGGAATGAGAATAAAGATAGTGGAAGGAATGGCTTTGGGCAAAACAATTGTAACAACATCTATTGGTAATGAGGGAATTGATACAACTCATAATGTTGATATCCTTATTGCTGATACTGCCGATCAATTTCAAAAGCAAATCGAACGTGCATTAACAGATAGACAATTTTTTGATTCTGTTGGAATAAACGCAATTAAATATGTAAAACAAAATTTTGATATACATAACATAACAAAGTCATTAATAGGTTTTTGGTCAAAAAGAATTCACTAA
- a CDS encoding bifunctional 3,4-dihydroxy-2-butanone-4-phosphate synthase/GTP cyclohydrolase II yields MSETEEIRLNTIEEAIEDIRAGKMIIVVDDEDRENEGDFVVAAELVTPTIVNYMAKYGRGLICCAIPESRCDELELQMMVGRNTSFHETAFTVSVDLIGNGCTTGISASDRAKTINALVNTETKAEDLGRPGHIFPLKSKERGVLRRAGHTEAVVDLTVLAGLKPGGALVEIMNDDGSMARLPELYEISKKFGFKIISIEDLIKYRLQRESLIKKGATVKLPTKNGDFELVPFIQISNGLEHIALIKGEFKKDEPVLVRVHSSCVTGDIFGSLRCDCGSQLDEAMKMIEKEGKGVVVYLNQEGRGIGLFNKIEAYKLQENGRDTVEANIELGFRADERDYGVGAQILRDLGVCKIRLITNNPVKRAGLEGYGLKIVENVPLHIPSNPFNEKYLDTKRKKMGHF; encoded by the coding sequence ATGTCAGAAACAGAAGAAATAAGGTTAAATACCATAGAAGAAGCAATAGAAGATATTCGTGCCGGAAAAATGATTATTGTTGTGGATGATGAGGATAGAGAAAACGAGGGTGATTTTGTTGTTGCAGCAGAACTTGTTACTCCTACTATAGTTAATTATATGGCTAAATATGGAAGAGGTTTGATTTGTTGTGCTATACCTGAGAGCCGTTGTGATGAGCTTGAACTTCAAATGATGGTAGGAAGAAATACTTCATTTCATGAAACAGCATTTACAGTTTCTGTTGATCTTATTGGCAATGGTTGCACAACCGGGATTTCAGCAAGTGACAGAGCAAAAACCATTAACGCACTAGTGAATACTGAAACAAAAGCTGAAGATTTGGGTAGACCAGGACATATTTTTCCTCTAAAATCTAAAGAAAGGGGAGTTTTACGCAGAGCCGGACATACTGAAGCTGTTGTTGATTTAACTGTTTTAGCTGGATTAAAACCTGGTGGTGCTTTGGTTGAGATTATGAATGATGATGGATCAATGGCCCGACTTCCTGAATTATATGAAATAAGTAAGAAGTTTGGTTTTAAAATTATTTCTATTGAAGATCTTATAAAATATCGCCTTCAACGAGAGAGTTTAATTAAAAAAGGTGCTACAGTAAAGTTGCCAACAAAAAACGGCGATTTTGAACTTGTGCCTTTCATACAAATTTCAAATGGTTTAGAACATATTGCACTAATAAAAGGTGAATTTAAAAAAGATGAACCTGTTTTAGTTAGAGTTCACTCGTCATGTGTTACAGGTGATATTTTTGGCTCATTAAGGTGCGATTGTGGTTCACAATTAGATGAGGCAATGAAAATGATAGAGAAAGAAGGTAAGGGAGTAGTTGTATATTTAAATCAGGAGGGAAGGGGTATTGGTTTATTTAATAAAATTGAAGCTTATAAATTGCAGGAAAATGGGAGAGATACAGTTGAAGCAAATATTGAGCTTGGATTTAGAGCCGACGAGAGAGATTATGGTGTTGGTGCTCAGATTTTACGTGACTTAGGAGTTTGTAAAATTCGTTTAATAACAAATAATCCTGTTAAAAGAGCTGGTTTAGAAGGGTATGGTTTAAAAATTGTTGAAAATGTTCCTCTGCATATTCCTTCAAATCCTTTTAATGAAAAGTATTTAGATACAAAACGTAAAAAAATGGGACATTTTTGA